Genomic DNA from Candidatus Delongbacteria bacterium:
GAATATGATAAGAAAATTGGAGAGTTAAAAACTGGTAGTAAGAATGACAGTATTTTTACGGAAGGAAAACTGGATATTGGATTTTCACTCGCTCCGACTGTAATTAGAACTGTCAAAAAAAATATTGATGATTGCAGAGTAAATATAATTGATTGTCCACCCGGTACAGCTTGTACTTTAGTATCAGCAATTCAAGGAAGCGACTTTGTAATATTGACTACTGAACCAACACCATTTGGACTACATGACCTTAAGTTGGCGATTGATGTCGTAAAAGATTTGAACTTGCCATTCGGTGTAATAATAAATAAGTCAGATATCGGTGATGATAAAGTAGAAGAGTTTTGCATGAACAATAATTATGAAATATTGATGAAAATTCCTTTCTCTATGGAGATTGCAAAATCTTATTCACGAGGGGAAAATATAATAAATGCTGATTATTCCTTAAAAGATAAATTTGTTAATCTTGCAAATGATCTACTTAGCAGAAAGGTACGGTGATCAACATGCTGGAAGTTGTTGTATTAAGTGGTAAAGGAGGAACTGGCAAAACTAGTATTACTTCATCCTTTGCAGCCCTATCTTACAATGCTGTTTTTGCTGATTGTGATGTTGATGCCGCTGATTTACATCTCATTTTAGAACCAGAAGTAAAAGAGAAACATGAATTTTACAGTGGTTATGAAGCCGAAATAATCGAAGAAAAATGTATTTCATGTGGGAAATGTTCAGAAGTATGTCGCTTTGATGCAATAAGTATAGAAAATAATACATTTAGTGTAAATTCTTTATGTGAAGGATGTGGTGTGTGTGTAAACTTCTGCCCTTCAAATGCCATCTCATTTGATAAAAGTCTTACAGGAGAATGGTATTTATCAGATACAAGATTGGGTCAATTGGTTCACGCAAAACTCAGAACAGCTGCAGAGAACTCAGGAAAGCTTGTTACTAAAGTTAAAAATGAAGCCAGATTATATGCAGAAAAAGAATCATTAAGCTTAATAATTGTGGATGGACCTCCTGGAACAAGTTGTCCTGTAATTGCTTCTATTACTGGTTCCGATATTGTAGTTTTAGTTACAGAGCCATCACTTTCTGGAATTCATGATATGGAACGAGTCCATAAACTTGCTACACACTTTAAAATTCCAACTGCAATATGTATCAACAAATGGGATATCAACCCTGAGAACAGCGAACTAATTGAGAAATATGCTTTCGACAACAATTGTATTTTTTTAGGTAAAATATCGTACTCACCAATATTTACTAAAGCTCAAATTGAGAGTAGAAGTGTAGTTGAGATAGATGATGGAAAAGCAAGTATAGAAATTGTAAGGATTTGGGCTGCTTTATCGAAAGAATTAAAAATTTTGA
This window encodes:
- a CDS encoding ATP-binding protein yields the protein MLEVVVLSGKGGTGKTSITSSFAALSYNAVFADCDVDAADLHLILEPEVKEKHEFYSGYEAEIIEEKCISCGKCSEVCRFDAISIENNTFSVNSLCEGCGVCVNFCPSNAISFDKSLTGEWYLSDTRLGQLVHAKLRTAAENSGKLVTKVKNEARLYAEKESLSLIIVDGPPGTSCPVIASITGSDIVVLVTEPSLSGIHDMERVHKLATHFKIPTAICINKWDINPENSELIEKYAFDNNCIFLGKISYSPIFTKAQIESRSVVEIDDGKASIEIVRIWAALSKELKILKDKKLAKKQ
- a CDS encoding ATP-binding protein; protein product: MRIAIASGKGGTGKTSVSTAIAEAVKGSCYFDCDVEEPNGFLILKPENIKCENIYIKIPKIEPDKCTNCRKCYDICRFNAIYFAGDKANIFEELCHSCGGCNLVCPTGAIQEYDKKIGELKTGSKNDSIFTEGKLDIGFSLAPTVIRTVKKNIDDCRVNIIDCPPGTACTLVSAIQGSDFVILTTEPTPFGLHDLKLAIDVVKDLNLPFGVIINKSDIGDDKVEEFCMNNNYEILMKIPFSMEIAKSYSRGENIINADYSLKDKFVNLANDLLSRKVR